AGCTAAGTACTTTCAGAAGTGGAGGCCAGTTGAGAATCAAGAATGATTACCTACCAATCTAAGAGTCTACATATATGTCCAGAATATTTCTCAATGTGTAGCACTTGTTTTTCTAAATAAGAATGTGAGTATATGTGCGTATAAGCCTTTGTGTATATATGAGCGATGGCTACAGTCAGAAGAAGGCCAGTGCTATCCCCCTTTGATCCCCACTCAGCTTTTCTCTTTGGTGGTTTTTCTCTGGGTATGCAAACTAGCTGAATTCAATAGCCTAACAGACTatctgaaggaagagaaaaagagcaaaCTGGAACATAAGTTTAGCCAGAACTACAGAAATGTGGAATCAACATTATTAATGTAACATTtgatagaattaaaaaaacaaaacacaaaacctcCCAACTGAAAAGTAGTTCTTAGTTTTTCTCAAATTCTCTTGCAATTTAAgctgattttcttcctttcattctatTATTGTCTTAGTGGAAACTGAAGTGGAGGCAGGGAGAAAGGAGATGATGTGGGAGACATAAAGGTGAAAGGACAGGAAGCAAGGGAACAATTGGAAGTGGCACAACTGGCCCTACCCCTTTGCCAAGGGGGCAGGCTCTAGCCCTCTCACCTTCTCCAGGTTGTAGGTGAGTTCATAATCCGAATTCACAAACAGGATGTTTTCTGGCTTGAGGTCCGTATGTGTCAGCTTGTTGTCATGGAGGACTgcaggggagagggtggggtCAAGCCAAGTCCTAAGTAGGGGCAGGGCTGAAGCATCCCAGCCTAGTCCAATGGGTGGGATCAGAACTGTGATGGAGGAGGCTGTATCTAGGAACTGCTCAGGAGTACTACTCCCTATTCTCCAGCCAATTAACTGACTGCACCAAGAACCTTTCTGACTCATGGCTGATAATCATCTACAAGGTTTACAGAGAAATGGATACATTCAATTCTTAGTGCCAAAGGAGGGGAAACTGTGATGTTATAAAAAACAGAATGATCTTGAAACCATGTATCTGGCTTGGAAAAATCTTTTGTACTGACCCAGATACATGAAGGCATCTGATGCTACAGAAATCTCCCATACTTCAAAGCAATTCATGAAGTTGCCCTATTAAGATCTGATTCAAGAAGAACCGTGAAGCTGTCCAGATTCCCTATCCTGAACCCTGGGTTAACTCAACTAGTCTCTGCTATCCATGTCGTTGCTGGGGGTGGACATCAACCCCCTCTGATGAATGCACCTTCTAGGCCAAACAGCCCTATCTAAACACTGGATGTCTGGCTTGTACCTTCcctgaaaagagagggaaagcaaTAATTAAAGTGTTTTGGTTTCAAAGGCCTTGTCTTCCAGCTCCAGATGGGCTGAATGTAGAGTGACAGTAAAGAGAGACGGTGATAGTAACATCAGCCAAGGAGTTAAGTCAGAAGAAGAGGATGTCAAGGTAACATTGAAAGCAAGAACTGCAGATTTTAGTCAAGAGTTCGGTGCTCAAGGGCTTCACGAGCGTGAAGCTGAGCCTGAAGAGGTCCCCTAGGGAGGGGGCACTGCCCTGAGCCCGCCTCTGCCCGCCCCACTCACACTTGACGGCCTGACACAGCTGGAATGCCATGTGGCGCACTTGGTGGATGGGGTAGGGCAGGTAGTTGTTGTCTTTGAGGAAGTCGAAAGTGCTGAGGCCCAGGAGCTCGAAGGAGATACACATGTGGCCATGGTAGTCAAACCAGTCAAACATCTGGACACACAGgctgaggagagagggaaggggagagcagTGAACCCCCTCTGCCTGCTCCTCCTCCGCCTGCAGCGGTGGCAGGGTGGGCTCACATGGCAGGACAAGGTCAGCAGATTCAGGGCTGGTCAGGGGCCCTGCCTAGCCTGTGGTCAACAACATGATTGCCCTCAGGAGCTCTTTTGCACGTGATGCTGGAAAATCATCAAGTTAGTTTTCTTCCATCACTAAATAGCTCTGGAGATTCTGTTTCCCTTATGAAGTCTTCCTGGATTGATCAGAGAAAACAGATGCAGGGATGGATAGAATCTTAGATGCCATCTAAGAGGAGACTTAGATCCAAAGCATGTGTCCATTCTATGTCCTAAACTATCTTTGCTTACTTGGTGGTCTTCTACCCCATGCACTACAAATGTAACATGCTCCGGCTTCTGCAACTAGCATGTAGTTTTCCCAGTCTCATTGCTAAAACGCACTCACCCTTGACCAGTGtttgttatatgtatgtatacacacctCCAGTTCACTTACAGGTCTACccatatatgtgcacatgcacacacacacacagaagctTGTATTATAAAGAGAGAGCCAGAGTGAGGAGGACCAAGGTTTAAAGACTGACTGTGATACTTACCAGttttgtgatcatgggcaaatcataaTTTCTGAGCCTCAGGGATCAGTGGAGGCATCCATACCAACAAAACTACATGTCACTAATGCTAGCATACACCTGGCATGAGCTAAGTAcaaattaaatgcttattgtaatattttctcctatttagaatgtgtgtatgtatgcatgcaacatgcgcgcacacacacacacacacacacacacacacacacactcacactcttcTAGTTCATACTTTGGCTTAATGCTTTTCTAATGCCAGTATGACTTATGTAAAATATCCATATACACTGTATCTTTTTGAGATCATATATTCCAGATATCAAGGATTATGCCATTATAAAAAGCTCTATTACCATCTAAAATTAAGagcttattaaatttttaaaaatgcaattgatTATGATATTATtggagataaagaaatagaaaaaggacaaGGAGAAAATTTGTATCCTCTTGTTTCTTCCATTTCCCAAGTGCCCCCCAAATCCTGGGTGTGTCTGTTGTGTAAGAAGGATGGAAACTCaggccttccttccttccctgccctGCTTACTTCTTATTGTCTGGATCCTTTTCATTGATCTTCTCCAGAACATTGATTTCCAGTCGTGCTGCCTCTTTGTACTTTTCCACATTCTTAATGATCTTTAGGGCAACCCGAGCTCCACCCCTGCAGGATGGCAGGAGAAACTGTTGGTGGGTACTCAAGAACACTCCAGAATCTATGAGATTGTCTAAGATATTTAGAAATGAGCAAAGTGTGCCCTAGATATGCTCCATCCCTCTATTTCTGTGGttatcggggggggggggaggggagaaacgGACGACAATAAGGGTTAAGAAAGAAGGGTTAGTTCATACCTTCGATGATCCACACACTGTACAACACGGCCAAAGGTCCCCTCTCCTAGAGTGCTCACAATCTCATCTGAAATGGTACAGAATGGgattgggggaagagggaaggagagaaaaggtagGGTAAGTTTAATTGGTAGAAGATGAGCATATTGACCTGGGGGTAGGAGATGACAGAAAGGGGAGACAGATAAGTCATGGGAGGAGACCCCTGACTGATTCCCACCACCTAAACCCCAGGGTCAGAAGAACTGGAAGTGGGCTATAGGGATCAATTTATAATAACAACTCAAACCACCCATATGACAAACAtcacagagaagagacagaagaggCAGTGACTTGGGTTGGCATAGGGGAGATTAAGATGTTTATAGGACCATTACAAGCTATAGGATTGTTACGATTTGGCTTGTACATCGCTCTTGTAGCCAGTCCCCGACGTGGTAGATGAGGTGACCCTCAGCGTCGTCCTCCACACTCTTGGCTCTCCGGCTGCTGTGCTGCTGTCAGGGGGCGGTGGGGGGTAGGAGCGAGCCAGGTGTCGGAGCGGGGGCCGAAGGGAGGCGGGGTGAATGGTAGAGGGGCCACCGGTCACAGGCGCCCAGCCAAGGGGGACAGACGATGATGGGGGACAGCGGAAGGTAATACGTCAGATGTAATAAGGTGGATTGGGGACAGAAGAGAGAGCGACGTATAATCCCAGGTCCCCAAATCCAAAGTGGGGTCAGAGGAGGGATGGGGCAGAGCAAAGAAGTGGTTTAGTTGCTATAGTCACCACAGTCCCATGACAGACAACAATATCTCCTCCATGGGGCAAGAGTTACCCTACCCCCCACCAGTTACCACCACAGAGATGGGTACAGAGCCCAGAGGGAGAGAGGCATATCCCAAGCAAAGCCTCAGTTTAAAATTAACTATTATTACTAGATAATAAAAAGTAATCAAAGCATTTAGAACAGAGCTGATCATCCTAAGAACAGCAGGTATAATACACCAAGTAGGGCACTTAGTAAGCATAAAGGCATAGTGTTTACATAATCCAAGTTCTAATGTCCTGGTGTCCTTTAAGAGCCAGAGAGGTTCAGAAGAAGAGAACTGGACTAGTGCCCACCACAGTATTCACACCCCATAGCATAGATGAGAACAGGTCATTTCCTACTTACCCAGAATCCTAAGAGTCTTGAAGAATGGGGAGAGAAGAGATGATGTTGAGTACTCACCGAAGATGAATGGCTGAATGTCCGGCTATGTCGTCTTCGCCGCCTGTGTTTCCTACGGCTACTGCGCTGACTACGGTAGCTGTCATCCCGATGATACTCATAGGAATGTCGATACTCAGCTTCATAGTAAGGTTCCCCTCGCTCTCGGCTGTAGTCACGCCTGTAGCTGCCACAGTATCGTCGGTCATAAGCCCGCCTGTCAGAAGAGTGCTCATCATAGCTGAAAGGACAGAAAAAAGTCCTAAAGATTAAACCTTTTTGATTTAGGAAAAGCTTCTTTCCCATTCTTGTACAATTAGACGTTCTGCCATACCATATGACATCAAAcaaactcattctctttctcttctccagtttCTATtagattagggaaaaaaagaagctctACTAGGAAATAGCTATCTTCTCCTAGTCATCTCAAGAGCCCAAGCCCTGAGAGAGTGAGATAATATAGCCAAAGAAAACAGCCCCACATATATAAATATCACACAACTTCTCAAAAAACAgcataaaacaaaaccaatttgATCTCTTTTCATCCCCTTCTTTACGAGGCATTGACCTCTTTTTAGAGACTTTTCCTGAACTCCACTCATCATCCACAATGCCAGCACTCTCACTGACCGATCTTATATCTTACTAACCTTTGGTCACTTTATGTGTGTGTTCTGCTTCGCTGACCAGACTAATATATTGTGAACAAGAAGctcaacaatttcattttctaatgttCTTTATTATTATCGACTCCTATCTTACCTTCCAGATCTCTATTTAGAATGGGTATTTGTAAATATTGTTGATATTATAACAGTTGCAAAGTTTACAAAGTTATAGCAATTTTGCAATCATGCATTTCTGTGGACGTGTCTTTCCCTACACCGAGTTCCCTAATGACTTCCTAGCTCCTCACCTCCTAGAACggacatgatagctgtcttctcGCCGGCGCCGCCGAGTCCGGTCACTGCTGCTGGACCAAGAACGGCTTCTCCTACGCTTATGTTTTCGACTTCGGTAGTGTTCATGGTAGCTGCCCCGGCTGCCCCGCTCTGAAGAACGGTATCTTCGGGGGTGAGGCAtctgagagaagaggaggagacaaGTGAGGGAGGCAGGGCTTCATGATCAACCTTGATCTTTATATCTCTCCTACAAAGACCTGTGGTGTTGAATCATCAACTTCTTATATGACCTTCTTTATCAACTACAACATATTCCTGCCTTTGTGCATCTCACTCCATCCTACCAGTGAtaccctttcctcctttccaatCTAGCTCAAAATTACAAGATTTTCATAAATAATCCTATCTGAATTATTATTTTACCTTGACTTTTCCTTAGCATTATATGCTTTCATTGTtgaaacacatataaaatatggTCTTTTGGGTCTATTATCCTTGCTTTTACTCTCACTTTTCTTTATCCCTGGAATGATATCCTTAGATCCTTCTACTGTTCCATTCACTATTACAATTCTAGGGATCGAAGTCCCAGAACTGTAAGGTATCTTAAC
The Sminthopsis crassicaudata isolate SCR6 chromosome 4, ASM4859323v1, whole genome shotgun sequence genome window above contains:
- the CLK2 gene encoding dual specificity protein kinase CLK2 isoform X2 is translated as MPHPRRYRSSERGSRGSYHEHYRSRKHKRRRSRSWSSSSDRTRRRRREDSYHVRSRSYDEHSSDRRAYDRRYCGSYRRDYSRERGEPYYEAEYRHSYEYHRDDSYRSQRSSRRKHRRRRRHSRTFSHSSSHSSRRAKSVEDDAEGHLIYHVGDWLQERYEIVSTLGEGTFGRVVQCVDHRRGGARVALKIIKNVEKYKEAARLEINVLEKINEKDPDNKNLCVQMFDWFDYHGHMCISFELLGLSTFDFLKDNNYLPYPIHQVRHMAFQLCQAVKFLHDNKLTHTDLKPENILFVNSDYELTYNLEKKRDERSVKNTAVRVVDFGSATFDHEHHSTIVSTRHYRAPEVILELGWTQPCDVWSIGCIIFEYYVGFTLFQTHDNREHLAMMERILGPIPSRMIRKTRKQKYFYRGRLDWDENTSAGRYVRENCKPLRRYLTSEADEHHQLFDLIESMLEYEPAKRLTLGEALQHPFFARLRAEPPSAKVWDSSRDISR
- the CLK2 gene encoding dual specificity protein kinase CLK2 isoform X1, whose amino-acid sequence is MPHPRRYRSSERGSRGSYHEHYRSRKHKRRRSRSWSSSSDRTRRRRREDSYHVRSRSYDEHSSDRRAYDRRYCGSYRRDYSRERGEPYYEAEYRHSYEYHRDDSYRSQRSSRRKHRRRRRHSRTFSHSSSQHSSRRAKSVEDDAEGHLIYHVGDWLQERYEIVSTLGEGTFGRVVQCVDHRRGGARVALKIIKNVEKYKEAARLEINVLEKINEKDPDNKNLCVQMFDWFDYHGHMCISFELLGLSTFDFLKDNNYLPYPIHQVRHMAFQLCQAVKFLHDNKLTHTDLKPENILFVNSDYELTYNLEKKRDERSVKNTAVRVVDFGSATFDHEHHSTIVSTRHYRAPEVILELGWTQPCDVWSIGCIIFEYYVGFTLFQTHDNREHLAMMERILGPIPSRMIRKTRKQKYFYRGRLDWDENTSAGRYVRENCKPLRRYLTSEADEHHQLFDLIESMLEYEPAKRLTLGEALQHPFFARLRAEPPSAKVWDSSRDISR